tagtttttgtgtttttcttacagtgttattagcgctgcacccactTTATGTTTTCCACAGATTTGAGTTTGTTTATAGAgctttttggtgctggcagctttatttatttgatttatttcaatttttcttttatacatattgTTTTCGAGCACAACGTTGACCATCTGGTTCTTTTTCCACTGTTAATtatttcctgtgaagaccagaagatCAGCGAAGCAGGAGCCAGCTACATTGAAAATTGTAATCTGCAATGCCAGGATAAGAATTTTACCAAACAGattaatggggatttttttttttttttgctcaatgtgCTAaaataacactaatgccctgtacacacggttggactttgttcggacattccgacaacaaaatcctaggattttttccgacggatgttggctcaaacttgtcttgcatacacacggtcacacaaagttttcggaaaatccgatcgttctgaacgcggtgacgtaaaacacgtacgtcgggactataaacggggcagtagccaatagctttcatctctttatttattctgagcatgcgtggcactttgtccgtcggatttgtgtacacacgatcggaaattccgacaacggattttgttgtcggaaaattttatatcctgctcccaaactttatgtgtcggaaaatccgatggaaaatgtgtgatggagcctacacacggtcggaatttccgacaacaaagtcctatcacacattttccatccgaaaatccgaccgtatgtacagggaaTACGGGTTTGGTTTTACTTTAATAAGGAAACTTTCAATATTTGTAATGTTAGTACAGCTGTACCCGTACTTATCTGATCCTCCCATCCGGTACTGGAGGAGTCCCCAGCCTCACTGCTGGAGGTGGTTCTGGTTCTGGGACAGGTGTGTCTCTATGGGAGGCTGTACAGGTCTTCTCTGCCCTGGAACTATCACCACATCCAATATTCACACAATGGCGGCCTCCAGAGCTGAATGGAAGTCTTGGCACACATATACACCACACATCACTTCACAAGCTACTGTATTATGATAGGTTCCTCTAGGAAATGTTTAAAATCCATATGATTTCTTTTAAGTTGTGAGCCCAAATAATCATGTCTTCCATGCTGAGACACTTTTTGCTGTGTTTGTATCCACCTCGGAGATGcttttttgatggggggggggggggggggcgatgcaaCTAGGGAAAAAATGGGCTTTAAATGGTTTATGGAAGTTAGGAAAGCACACTTTTTACAACAAAGTCAACTCTAAAGAGCATTTTTTGTGGGAGTTCATCTTTCTCTGGATCAACCAATATTTCTAAGGATACAGTTTTAAATAGGATTTTAGTTTACCTTTCACAGAGATATTGGATACATCTGAGTGCTCTTGTACATCTGAACGATCAATGCGTTGTATTTGTTTAGTACATTTGTACAGTCCAGACTGACTCATCATTATATTAGGAATATGGAATGTGGAGTCAGATTCTGATGATTTTATCTCCTGATCATCCTTGTAGAAATTTGTGTTTATTGCATTAAAATCTCTTGTATGATGACATCTCAGAGTCAGGGGGTCTCCTTCATATATGGCAGATGGAGGTCTCTGCAGAATGACAAGATCTGAAATGTAATAAAATGATACTTTAGGTTGTTCTTTTCACACCCAACAATCTGTAATGATGGAGATGAGATGGATGACTCACTTTCTTTAACATCTAGGAAGACGGGATCACTGATATCACCACCGATGGTCTGGCACTGGTAATCTCCTCTGTCCTTCTCTACTGAAGATCTAATGATATGAAGTCTCTGTTGATCTCCTGGTATTGGTCTCGTATCTTTGTACCAGTGATAGGACCGGGGCTCCTCTGGTACAGTAGACGGCACATCACATGTTAGAGTCACATTGTCATAGTATAATATATTCCCCCAGTTGGGTGTGAAGGTCACCACAGGTTTGATGGCCCCTCCTATAGAAGAAAAGAGATCACACAGAACACATAgagagcacagtgtgcagcaaaACACAGAGAGGTGAACACATcttgtatgagaaaaaaaaaacattttctatagAAATGGAAATGATTGTAGTGCTGGACACAGAGATTTTCCTCACATGTTGGTAAATCTCTGTTTGCAACAATGAAAACTAATATCCTGACAGAACCAttttggggttaaaaaaaaaaatcattttaaccacttcaataccgggcattttcacccccttcctgcccaggccaattttcagctttcagcattgtaacattttgaatgacaattgcgcagtcatacaatactgtacccatatgaaataatCATTCCCCCCacatatagagatttcttttggtggtatttgatcacctcagcggtaaaaaaaaaaaaagagcgacaattttgaaaaaacacactttctttttaactttttgctataataaatatgccaaatttaaaaaaaaataaatacatttcttcattagtttaggcggatatgtatttttctacatatttttggtaaaaaaaaatcgcaatgagcttatactgattggtttgcgcaaaagttatagcgcttacaaataggttattgatttatggcatttttattattatttttttttttactagtaatggcggcgatctgcattttttttcagggctctaatattgtggtggacagatgggacacttttgacactattttgggaccattgacaattatacaatgatcagtgctatgaatatgcactgattactgtataaatgtcactggcagggaagaagttaacactagggggtgatcaaggggttaaatatgtaacATAtttaagggagtgattctaactgtggggggaggggactgactgggggaggtgaccgatcggtgtgcctatatacaaggaacacacgatctgtctcctctcccctgacaggacgtggatctgtgtgtttacacacacagatccaattTCCTGTTCTGTgaccagcaatcgcgggtgcctggcggacattgctGAGTGACGTAGctcacgcgcgccccctagaccgctgggaagccgaggacgtcatatgacggccgcccggGATGGCAGAGTCACCTTGCGGCCGTCATATTACAATatgcgggatgggaagtggttaaacctgaagattacttaaaacccccaaaacatgaagtattttctgaaagcagtaccCCTGTGGCACTAAcacactcccccaccaccacccactgTCCTTACCTTGGAGTGGGGGAGTGTGTTAGtgtccatcctattttgaagcctattagaacctctggctctgaACAGGTTCTTCAAAAAAAACCCTGGtcactgtaattcatgcacccgctCACCAGAAAGGGgacggacacatgaataggggacGGCCgcagatagattcatgctatgcatgaatctatccactgcatatagggggtggcgaggagagagggggcggcgcctgggccacccctaatggacgggccgcccctgattgTATCGATGGAGAGGCTGCCTTGATAGTATATCATACTGCCTAAGCAGCATCTTGCACATTATGGTCAATTCCCACCCTCCACGATGTGGTTCCACTTTACATGGACACCAGCCAGGTCTGGACATAATGAGTTCAATGTCAGTCCACTTAAGAATTGTAAATTTGTTACGGTTTTGGGGGATACTCTAAAGTTGCATGTGATTATACAGAAAAACCACAGCTTCCACAGCCTGAGTAACAATGTACTTCTGTTATGtttggctgttttttgtttttttttacaaccagAATCAACCCTGGGAAATTCCTACTTTAATTTGATTAATTTCAGTcaaaaagttttagtttttttcccAGTGGATTTAGCAATGATGGGTTTTTAGCAAACAGTACTAGGCCTGCTTTGATCTCATACTTGTAGTCCCAAACTTCATActtcatttttttattgtcaaatctCTAGACTTTGACTGGAGACAGACATGCCACCAAAATTTTTCTGCTAGTCTAAGAAGGCCTTGTACTTTACAAGGATATCCACAACTGTTTCCATTTTTGCATGTCATTTGGGTGACAGCAGGGCCAGGACaatgggtgggcaggaggggcaactGCCCCGGGTACAGTGAAGCAAGGGGGCAAAGAATAGATGCaaggtggtacacccattctacagGATGTATTATCAGTGGGGTAGGGGGGGCATTTCTGGACCCTTGCCCTGGGAGCTGGAGGACCCTGTCAGTTGCTTGTTTAGAAGATCTCTGAAGGGCCAAATGTGACCATAAAAAACTGTTTCCCACTGTCTTTAAACTTTGGTAATTTTAGAAGGATTTAAGGTATGACCTGAATTGAAATCTCAGCACAAAGGGCCTTTCCAAGAAGCATTTCTATGATACATTCAAATTAACATTACATTTTACTTGTGTGCAAATTGTGGCTAATCCACAATGTTTAGAATAGTCGTGAACCATTGCATTAAAatgatattaaccgcttgccgacctccGCACACAGATataggtcggcagaatggcacaggcaggcaaatgggcgtacaggtacgtccctttaaagtTGCCGCCTAGCGGGCTCGCATGCGTGAGCGTGCCCGTGGGTTCCAGAAACTCGATGTTCACCCGTGGCCCGCGATTGTGgcatggagaggtagaacggggagatgcctatgtaaacacggcatttccccattctgcctagggACAAGACAGAGatgtactgctccctgtcatcgggagcagtgatcgctgtcatgtcctaggtagcccatcccccccacagttagaatcactccctaggacacacttaactccttcatcgctccctagtggttaaccccttccctgccagtgtaattaatacagtaataagtgcatttttataacactgatcgctgtataaatgacaatggtcccaaaatagtgtcaaaagtgtccaatgtgtccgccataatgtcgcagtcacgataaaaatcacagattgccgccattactaataaaaaaaaaataataataagaatgctataaaactatccactattttgtagacgctataacttttgcgcaatcttccggggctgaagtggttaaacccaaaaatgtagtaTAGTCCCCTCCTTTATAGGTGCTAGGAATAAATAGATAGATTTAGTGTcggctcactgtgttcagtggagctgggtgtgttttgataggtaaatttagtttgtaaCCCTTGTGGCTGTCATTATTGTGTTAGGTAAATGTAGTTTTGCTGACTGTAACCAGTGCAGGTGATTAATTAGGTCATTAGGTTCAGTGTTCTCGGCTGCTGCTAGTTTGTTTACTCCCTCTGTTTTCCAGAGGGCTGGAGAAGTCTCTGGAGCATAGGTGTGCAAGTATGCAAATTACAacatgaatatttatgcagccctggccaatcccaggttgcagggccctgaaggctgctgggagtctgtatataCTCTCTGGAACACTGAGTTCTTGGTACTTTCCTACAAATGATCAGTCCTgcctgaagggctgctgccatCCAGGGCAATGCTGCCATGTGCGTGCTTTTTGTAGGCCTTAGCTGGGCAACCTGAGGGCCTGGATACAGaaggagagctgactgaggggctgtctgctgaagatctagtctggtatcaccggAGGAAAGTGTTGCTTGGAAGGAGGAAACCAACTGCCCCTGGACATTTTTTAGTACAGACTgctgagagatcttagagacttgtTGGCTGCTGCCATGCCCTgttgtgctagagagtcagctgtgtgtttgtaCAAAGGGAACATTGGCTCCTGAAGATCTTAGTCTTATCTAGTTCTCTgagaagggactctgctcttgttgctctaAGGAAGAAGCTTGTGTGCTGTTAACTGCTTCTATTACAAAGCCTTATCCACAATTTGCTGtatgcaaggacttctgcttcagctttacagaaaggagttcactgtcctcaacttgtacatagtttctgtttttggagtatcccactcaatt
This Aquarana catesbeiana isolate 2022-GZ linkage group LG13, ASM4218655v1, whole genome shotgun sequence DNA region includes the following protein-coding sequences:
- the LOC141116702 gene encoding low affinity immunoglobulin gamma Fc region receptor II-b-like, with the translated sequence MSAFLAIVLLSLNVGKSGGAIKPVVTFTPNWGNILYYDNVTLTCDVPSTVPEEPRSYHWYKDTRPIPGDQQRLHIIRSSVEKDRGDYQCQTIGGDISDPVFLDVKENLVILQRPPSAIYEGDPLTLRCHHTRDFNAINTNFYKDDQEIKSSESDSTFHIPNIMMSQSGLYKCTKQIQRIDRSDVQEHSDVSNISQKKKKIPINLFGKILILALQITIFNVAGSCFADLLVFTGNN